CGAGCTGCCCAGGTAGACCGGCAGCACCGGCAGGCCCTCGGCGAGCAGCTCGTCGAGCATCTGCTGAGGCAGGCTGGCACGTGACTGGAACTGGTTGACCACGATGCCCTCTACCTGGAGGTCTTCGTTGTGGTCGTCCTTGAGTTCCTCGATCTCGGCCAGCAGGCCGTACAGGGCCTGGCGCGAGAAGCTGTCGCAATCGAAGGGAATCAGCACACGATCTGCGGCGATCAACGCGGAAACCGCATAGAAGTTCAACGCTGGCGGGGTATCGATGTAGATCCGCTCGTAATCCTCGTCCAGCTCATCGAGCAATTTACGTAGCTTGTTGATCTTGTGCTTGGCCTCGAGCTTGGGCTGCAGGTCGGCCAGCTCGGCGGTGGCGGTGACCACGTGCAGGTTGTCAAAGGGCGTTTCATAGATATCGACCTTGTTCTTCTTGCTGAACGGCCCGCTGGACAGGCTCTGCTTGAAGAAATCGGCAATACCCATGGGGATGTCGTCACCCGTCAACCCAGTCAGGTACTGGGTCGAGTTGGCCTGGGCATCCAGGTCGATCAACAGGGTCCGGTAGCCTTCGTTGGCACTGACCGCCGCCAGGTTGCAGGCGATGCTCGACTTGCCCACGCCACCTTTCTGATTGAACACCACGCGCCGCATGACTGACCTCCGTGTATCAGGGAATGCCCGAGTATGTGTCCGGCGCAGCGGTTTAGCCAGCACCTTCGGGCTTTTCCAGGCCCGCCAGCAGGTCGACGAACGCCCGGGCCATCGCCGAGCCCGCGCCCTCGCGGCGCACCAGCCAGACCGCACTGGTCGCCTGCTCGTCGAGCAGCGTGCGGTACACCACGCCGTCGATGCGGATGCGCTGGAACGACGCGGGCAACACCGAAACCCCAAGGCCCGCCGAGACCAACCCGATGATGGTCAGCGCCTCACCGGCTTCCTGGGCGAAATGCGGGCTGAAGCCTGCCTGGCGTGCCAGGTCCATCAGTTGCGCATACAGACCGCTGCCGTAGCTGCGTGGGAAGAATACGAACGGCTCGTGGGCCAAGTCCCGCATATACAGGCCCTGCTCGCCGCCCAGCGCCAGCGGATGAGAGGCATTGAGCACCACGACCAACGGTTCGCGAAACAACTCGGTGACCGCCAACCCTTCCGGCACCGGTAGCGGCCGCATCAGGCCGACCTCGATGGATTCGTCAAACACCGCATCGACCACTTCACGGCTGCTCATCTCTTTGAGGTGCAGGTGCACTGCCGGGAAGCGCTGGCGGAAGGCGTGGATCGCCTGGGGAATCCTCGAGGTGAAGGGCGCCGACGAGGTGAAACCGATCTTCATCTCGCCCAGCTCGCCCAACTGTGCGCGACGTGCCACGTCGGCCGCCTTGTCGACTTGCGCCAGCACCTGGCGCGCCTCCTCGAGGAACAGTCGTCCGGCCTCGCTCAGCTCGACCCGACGATTGGTGCGCTCGAACAGACGCACCCCCAGTTCCTGTTCCAGCGCCTGGATCTGCTGGCTCAAGGGCGGCTGAGAGATGCCCAGTTGCTGGGCCGCACGGCCGAAGTGCAGTTCTTCGGCGACGGCGATGAAGTAACGCAGGTGGCGCAGTTCCATGATCGGCTCCAAACAAGTCGCTAAAGCTATCAAATAGGTCGAACAATATATTGGATCTAATCATTAGCCAGCTATATGCTTTTTTCATTGCGCCAGAGGTATCGCCCGTGAAAACTGCTGTAGCCCCCCTCCCCACCGAACCTGAAGTGCCTCCCCTGAACGACTTGTGGATCGAAAAAGGCACCCCAGCCTTCATGAAAACCGTACTGGCGCTGTTCAGCGGCGGTTTCGCCACGTTCGCGCTGCTCTACTGCGTGCAACCGATGATGCCGCTGCTGTCGCAAGAGTTTTCGATCAACGCTGCGCAGAGCAGCCTGGTGCTGTCAGTATCCACCGCCATGCTGGCGTTCGGGCTGCTGGTGACCGGGCCCATTTCCGATCGAATCGGGCGCAAACCGGTGATGGTCTCGGCCCTGGTGTGCGCTGCCCTGGCGACACTGGCTAGCGCAGTGATGCCAACCTGGGAAGGCGTGCTCGCCACCCGCGCACTGGTCGGCCTGTCGCTGAGCGGCCTGGCGGCGGTGGCCATGACCTACCTGAGCGAAGAAATCCACCCGCAGCACATCGGCCTGGCCATGGGCCTGTACATCGGTGGCAATGCGATCGGCGGGATGAGCGGGCGGCTGATCACCGGGGTGCTGATCGACTTCGTCAGTTGGCACACCGCGATGCTGGTGATCGGCGGCCTGGCGCTGCTGGCCGCGGTGGTGTTCTGGAAGGTGCTGCCGGAATCGCGCAATTTCCGCGCGCAGTCGCTGAAGCCGCGCAATCTGCTCGATGGCTTCCTCATGCACTTCAAGGATGCCGGCCTGCCCTGGCTGTTCCTCGAAGCCTTCCTGCTGATGGGCGCCTTCGTCACCCTGTTCAACTACATCGGCTATCGCCTGCTGGCCGAGCCCTATCACATGAACCAGGCACTGGTCGGCTTGCTGTCGGTGGTGTACCTGTCAGGCATCTACAGTTCGGCACAGGTCGGCGCGCTGGCTGACCGGCTGGGGCGTCGCAGGGTATTCTGGGCGAGCATCCTGGTGATGGCCGCTGGCATGCTGATGACCCTGTTCACCCCATTGCCAGTGGTGATCGTCGGGATGCTGGTGTTCACCTTCGGCTTCTTCGGTGCCCATTCGGTGGCCAGCAGCTGGATTGGTCGACGCGCGCTCAAGGCCAAGGGGCAGGCCTCTTCACTGTACCTGTTCTGCTACTACGCGGGATCGAGTGTCGCCGGGACGGCGGGCGGGGTGTTCTGGCATTACGCCGGTTGGAACGGCATCGGCCTGTTCATCGGCGGCCTGCTGGCGGTGGCGTTGCTGGTGGCGCTGCACCTGAGCAAGCTGGCACCTAAATCGGTGTGAGGCATTCGCGGCGGTTCGGGGCGCAGAACCGCCGCGAAACGGTGTTCGTCAGTTGACGATCTCGACGATATCCACATCCACTTCACGGCTCATCAGGTGTTTCTCCACCTCGCCGGTCAGCTTGACCTTGGTCTTGTCGTTGAACGGGGTTACCGGCAGGTCTTCGTTGTCGATCTCGACGGTGATGGTGCCGGTGTTGTCCTTGAACTCGTACTTGTCGTCGTTGTTGATCTTCTTGGTCACATAGCCTTGCAGCACTACCGGGGTGTCATCGGCGGCCTCCTTGGCGGCAGCGACGGTGGTCACCGGCTGGGCGCCGGGGCCGGTGTAGCCGGCAGCGAGAGCAGCAGTGCTGAACAGTGGGGCGAGGATCAGGGGCAGGTAACGGGCTTTCATGATGATCGGGTCCTGTTTGCGTTTTGATGGCTCCAGATTACCGACGATCGCTGAATTGAAGCTTAATGAAGCAAAACGCCCGGCACAGGGCCGGGCGTTATGCCGAGATAGCCGATTCTACTGGTGATACTGCGCCGAGAACTCGTGCACGGCGTTGATGAACACACCGGCATGTTCCGGGTCCACCTCCGGCGTGATGCCATGACCCAGGTTGAACACATGGCCGCTGCCCTTGCCGTAGCTGGCCAGGATCCGCTGCACTTCGTTGCGGATCGCCTCTGGCTTGGCGTACAGCACGGTCGGGTCCATGTTGCCCTGCAGCGCAACCTTGTCACCGACGCGACGACGGGCGTCGCCGATCTCGCAGGTCCAGTCCAGGCCCAGTGCGTCGGCACCGGCCTCGGCGATGCTTTCCAGCCACAGGCCGCCATTCTTGGTGAACAGGATGACCGGCACCTTGCGCCCTTCATGCTCGCGAATCAGACCGCTGACAATCTTGCGCATGTAGGCCAGGGAGAATTCCTGATAGGCCGCTGCCGACAGTGCACCGCCCCAGGTGTCAAAGATCTGCACTGCCTGAGCGCCGGCCTTGATCTGGCCATTGAGGTAGCTGGTGACCGACTGTGCCAGCTTGTCGAGCAGCAGGTGCATGGCCTCGGGCTGGTCGTACAGCATCGCCTTGGTCTTGCGGAAGTCTTTCGACGAGCCGCCTTCGACCATGTAGGTCGCCAAGGTCCAGGGGCTGCCGGAGAAGCCGATCAGTGGCACGCGCCCGTTGAGCTCACGGCGGATGGTGCTGACCGCATCCATCACGTAGCCCAGGTCCTTGTGCGGATCGGGAATCGGCAGCGCCTCGATATCGGCCAGGGTGCTGACGACCTTCTTGAAACGTGGGCCTTCGCCCGTCTCGAAGTACAGGCCCTGCCCCATGGCATCGGGGATGGTGAGGATGTCGGAGAAGAGGATTGCGGCGTCGAGCGGGTAGCGGTCCAGCGGCTGGAGCGTCACCTCACAGGCGAACTGCGGGTTCATGCACAGGCTCATGAAGTCGCCGGCATTGGCGCGGCTGGCGCGGTACTCCGGCAGGTAGCGGCCGGCCTGGCGCATCATCCAGACTGGGGTCACGTCTACGGGTTGCTTGAGCAGTGCACGCAGGAAACGATCGTTCTTCAGGGCAGTCATGTCGGCATCCAGCAAAAAAGTGCGGGCATTTTCTCAGACGCCAGCGCAAAAGGCACGGCCAGGGCCATGCGTTTTGTCTATCGGGTGCCATGAATCAAGGATTTCTGTATACAAAATGCATCGCGGGGCAAGTCGGAACGGCGGTTCGACGCTCCGACCTGCCCCGCGAATAGCCAGGATCAGACTTCGAGGTAGTCCAGAATCCCTTCCGCAGCAGTACGCCCTTCGAAGATCGCCGTCACCACCAGGTCAGACCCGCGCACCATGTCGCCACCGGCGAAGACTTTCGGGTTGCTGGTCTGGTGCTTGAACTTGCCCTTCTCAGGAGCCACCACGCGGCCCTGGCTGTCCATCTGGATACCATGCTGTTCGAACCAAGGCGCCGGGCTCGGGCGGAAGCCGAAGGCGATCACCACGGCGTCGGCCGGAAGGATCTCTTCGGAGCCCGGGATGGGCTCGGGGCTGCGGCGGCCACGGGCGTCTGGCTCACCGAGACGGGTCTCGACCACCTTGACGCCTTCCACCTTGTCCTCGCCGACAATGGCGATGGGCTGGCGGTTGTAGAGGAACTTCACGCCTTCTTCCTTGGCGTTCTTCACCTCTTTGCGCGAGCCAGGCATGTTGGCTTCGTCGCGACGATAGGCGCAGGTCACGGCCTTGGCGCCCTGGCGGATGGAGGTGCGGTTGCAGTCCATCGCGGTGTCGCCACCGCCCAGCACCACGACCTTCTTGCCCTGCATGTCGATGAAGTCTTCCGGCGACTTCTCGAAGCCCAGGTTGCGATTGACGTTGGCGATCAGGAAGTCCAAAGCGTCGTGCACACCCGGCAGGTCTTCACCTGGGAAACCGCCCTTCATGTAGGTGTAGGTGCCCATGCCCATGAACACTGCATCGTACTCGGCGAGCAGTTGTTCCATGGTGATGTCCTTGCCCACCTCGGTGTTCAGGCGGAACTCGATGCCCATGCCGGTGAAGACTTCGCGGCGATTGCTCAGCACGGTCTTTTCCAGCTTGAACTCGGGGATGCCGAAGGTCAGCAGGCCACCGATCTCGGGGTTCTTGTCGAACACGACCGGCGTCACACCGGCACGCACCAGCACGTCGGCGCAGCCCAGGCCCGCAGGGCCGGCACCGATGATCGCAACGCGCTTGCCGGTTGGCTTGACCTTGGACATGTCCGGGCGCCAGCCCATGGCGAAGGCGGTGTCGGTGATGTACTTCTCCACCGAGCCGATGGTCACTGCGCCGAACCCGTCGTTCAGGGTACAGGCACCCTCGCACAGGCGGTCCTGCGGGCATACGCGGCCGCACACTTCCGGCAGGGTGTTGGTCTGGTGCGACAGCTCCGCTGCCGCCAGGATGTTGCCTTCGGACACCAGCTTCAACCAGTTGGGGATGAAGTTGTGTACCGGGCATTTCCACTCGCAATAGGGGTTGCCGCAGCCCAGGCAGCGGTGTGCCTGCTCCACGGACTGCTGCGGCTTGAAGGGTTCGTAGATCTCGACGAACTCCTTCTTGCGCTGGCGCAGCAGCTTTTTCTTCGGGTCCTTGCGGCCCACTTCGATGAACTGGAAGTCGTTGCTCAGACGTTCAGCCATTTTTCAAAACCTCTCAACAGCAGCTGCAAGCTACACGCTGCAAGCCGCAAGACGATCACTTAAGCCGGACGAACCGTACGCTGCCTCTACGTGCAGCGTGCAGCTCGCCACTTGCAGCTGCTCTTACTGCGGGTTGGCACGGGTGCTGGACAACAGTTGCTTCAGATTGGCCGCCTTCGGCTTCACCAGCCAGAAGCGCCGCACATAGTCGTCCAGGTTCTCGGAGAGCTCACGCCCCCACTCGCTGCCGGTTTCTTCCACGTACTCGCCCAGGACGCGCGCCAGGTGGCTGCGGTAGGCCTCCATCGCCTCACCACTGATACGCTGGATTTCCACCAGCTCGTGGTTGAGTTTGTCGAAGAAGGTGTTGTCCATGTCGAGCACATAGGCGAAGCCGCCCGTCATGCCAGAACCGAAGTTGTAACCGGTCTTGCCCAGGACGCAGACAAAGCCGCCGGTCATGTATTCACAGCAGTGATCACCGGTGCCCTCGACCACAGCGTGGGCGCCGGAGTTACGCACAGCGAAACGCTCGCCCGCGGTACCGGCGGCGAACAGCTTGCCGCCAGTGGCGCCGTACAGGCAGGTGTTGCCGACGATGGCGCTGTGCTGGGTTTCGAACGGACTGCCGGCTGGCGGCACGATGGTGATCTTGCCACCGGTCATGCCCTTGCCGACGTAGTCGTTGG
The Pseudomonas putida genome window above contains:
- a CDS encoding MFS transporter, translated to MKTAVAPLPTEPEVPPLNDLWIEKGTPAFMKTVLALFSGGFATFALLYCVQPMMPLLSQEFSINAAQSSLVLSVSTAMLAFGLLVTGPISDRIGRKPVMVSALVCAALATLASAVMPTWEGVLATRALVGLSLSGLAAVAMTYLSEEIHPQHIGLAMGLYIGGNAIGGMSGRLITGVLIDFVSWHTAMLVIGGLALLAAVVFWKVLPESRNFRAQSLKPRNLLDGFLMHFKDAGLPWLFLEAFLLMGAFVTLFNYIGYRLLAEPYHMNQALVGLLSVVYLSGIYSSAQVGALADRLGRRRVFWASILVMAAGMLMTLFTPLPVVIVGMLVFTFGFFGAHSVASSWIGRRALKAKGQASSLYLFCYYAGSSVAGTAGGVFWHYAGWNGIGLFIGGLLAVALLVALHLSKLAPKSV
- the hemE gene encoding uroporphyrinogen decarboxylase; amino-acid sequence: MTALKNDRFLRALLKQPVDVTPVWMMRQAGRYLPEYRASRANAGDFMSLCMNPQFACEVTLQPLDRYPLDAAILFSDILTIPDAMGQGLYFETGEGPRFKKVVSTLADIEALPIPDPHKDLGYVMDAVSTIRRELNGRVPLIGFSGSPWTLATYMVEGGSSKDFRKTKAMLYDQPEAMHLLLDKLAQSVTSYLNGQIKAGAQAVQIFDTWGGALSAAAYQEFSLAYMRKIVSGLIREHEGRKVPVILFTKNGGLWLESIAEAGADALGLDWTCEIGDARRRVGDKVALQGNMDPTVLYAKPEAIRNEVQRILASYGKGSGHVFNLGHGITPEVDPEHAGVFINAVHEFSAQYHQ
- a CDS encoding ParA family protein gives rise to the protein MRRVVFNQKGGVGKSSIACNLAAVSANEGYRTLLIDLDAQANSTQYLTGLTGDDIPMGIADFFKQSLSSGPFSKKNKVDIYETPFDNLHVVTATAELADLQPKLEAKHKINKLRKLLDELDEDYERIYIDTPPALNFYAVSALIAADRVLIPFDCDSFSRQALYGLLAEIEELKDDHNEDLQVEGIVVNQFQSRASLPQQMLDELLAEGLPVLPVYLGSSVKMRESHHASLPLIHLEPRHKLTQQFVELHSLLEENA
- a CDS encoding FAD-dependent oxidoreductase, whose protein sequence is MAERLSNDFQFIEVGRKDPKKKLLRQRKKEFVEIYEPFKPQQSVEQAHRCLGCGNPYCEWKCPVHNFIPNWLKLVSEGNILAAAELSHQTNTLPEVCGRVCPQDRLCEGACTLNDGFGAVTIGSVEKYITDTAFAMGWRPDMSKVKPTGKRVAIIGAGPAGLGCADVLVRAGVTPVVFDKNPEIGGLLTFGIPEFKLEKTVLSNRREVFTGMGIEFRLNTEVGKDITMEQLLAEYDAVFMGMGTYTYMKGGFPGEDLPGVHDALDFLIANVNRNLGFEKSPEDFIDMQGKKVVVLGGGDTAMDCNRTSIRQGAKAVTCAYRRDEANMPGSRKEVKNAKEEGVKFLYNRQPIAIVGEDKVEGVKVVETRLGEPDARGRRSPEPIPGSEEILPADAVVIAFGFRPSPAPWFEQHGIQMDSQGRVVAPEKGKFKHQTSNPKVFAGGDMVRGSDLVVTAIFEGRTAAEGILDYLEV
- a CDS encoding LysR family transcriptional regulator, with protein sequence MELRHLRYFIAVAEELHFGRAAQQLGISQPPLSQQIQALEQELGVRLFERTNRRVELSEAGRLFLEEARQVLAQVDKAADVARRAQLGELGEMKIGFTSSAPFTSRIPQAIHAFRQRFPAVHLHLKEMSSREVVDAVFDESIEVGLMRPLPVPEGLAVTELFREPLVVVLNASHPLALGGEQGLYMRDLAHEPFVFFPRSYGSGLYAQLMDLARQAGFSPHFAQEAGEALTIIGLVSAGLGVSVLPASFQRIRIDGVVYRTLLDEQATSAVWLVRREGAGSAMARAFVDLLAGLEKPEGAG
- a CDS encoding YgiW/YdeI family stress tolerance OB fold protein — protein: MKARYLPLILAPLFSTAALAAGYTGPGAQPVTTVAAAKEAADDTPVVLQGYVTKKINNDDKYEFKDNTGTITVEIDNEDLPVTPFNDKTKVKLTGEVEKHLMSREVDVDIVEIVN